From the Microbacterium sp. W4I4 genome, one window contains:
- a CDS encoding TadE/TadG family type IV pilus assembly protein yields the protein MPAPSPLADERGSSPVEFVLVGALLTALTLAVLQVAFAIYVRNVVHDAAVEGAHYAALADTDIAEGADRTRAVIGRAIGSGYAEEVAIGQDSALGHESVVVRVRTTLPVLGLIGVPYGMEVEARAPVESFEDD from the coding sequence ATGCCCGCCCCGTCACCGCTCGCCGATGAGCGCGGATCCAGCCCTGTCGAGTTCGTGCTCGTCGGTGCGCTGCTGACCGCGCTCACACTTGCGGTGCTGCAGGTCGCGTTCGCGATCTACGTGCGCAACGTGGTGCACGACGCGGCCGTGGAGGGCGCGCACTACGCGGCGCTCGCCGACACGGACATCGCCGAGGGAGCGGACCGCACGCGTGCGGTCATCGGCAGAGCCATCGGGTCGGGATACGCCGAGGAGGTTGCGATCGGCCAGGATAGCGCGCTGGGGCACGAGAGCGTCGTGGTGCGCGTCCGCACCACCTTGCCGGTGCTGGGACTGATCGGCGTGCCGTACGGGATGGAGGTGGAGGCCCGTGCGCCCGTCGAATCGTTCGAGGATGACTGA
- a CDS encoding TadE family protein: MTDRLLADETGSAALEFITVGVLLLVPLVYLVLALGAIQEQTLGAEAAARHTARVIGQAPNATTAAAHGDAVLANTVREYGMDADAVDVQITCRPATAACPAAGSTVIVTVTTRVSLPFMPPIFGLDRIAAIPVEAQSAQKTSRLWGSS, encoded by the coding sequence ATGACTGACCGCCTGCTCGCCGACGAGACCGGTTCCGCGGCGCTGGAGTTCATCACCGTCGGGGTGCTGCTGCTCGTGCCGCTGGTGTATCTCGTGCTCGCGCTCGGCGCCATCCAGGAGCAGACGCTGGGCGCCGAGGCCGCAGCCCGGCACACGGCACGGGTGATCGGTCAGGCGCCGAATGCCACCACGGCCGCCGCCCATGGTGATGCCGTGCTCGCGAACACAGTCCGCGAGTACGGGATGGATGCGGATGCCGTCGACGTGCAGATCACGTGCCGACCTGCGACGGCCGCGTGCCCGGCCGCGGGAAGCACAGTGATCGTCACCGTCACCACCCGGGTGAGTCTGCCCTTCATGCCGCCGATCTTCGGCCTCGATCGGATCGCCGCGATCCCCGTCGAGGCGCAGTCCGCGCAGAAGACCTCGAGGCTGTGGGGGAGCAGCTGA
- a CDS encoding pilus assembly protein TadG-related protein, which produces MLFHRLRDLADDEDGSILPLVLGYVLLAIAVIFVCVSATDLYIAQKRLDSLADAAALAGADGFTLEVAGDGVQAELTDAGVREQADAVVAAIAQDARIVSARTPDGVSARVTVAASWHPPLFSPFVPDGVPLEATATTRTALR; this is translated from the coding sequence ATGCTGTTCCACAGGCTCCGAGATCTCGCCGATGACGAGGACGGCAGCATCCTCCCGCTGGTCCTCGGCTACGTGCTGCTGGCCATCGCGGTGATCTTCGTCTGCGTCTCTGCGACCGACCTGTACATCGCGCAGAAGAGACTGGACTCGCTGGCCGACGCGGCCGCGCTCGCCGGAGCTGACGGGTTCACCCTCGAGGTCGCCGGCGACGGCGTGCAGGCGGAGCTGACCGACGCGGGCGTGCGCGAGCAGGCGGATGCCGTGGTCGCCGCGATCGCTCAGGATGCCCGGATCGTGTCGGCGAGAACTCCGGACGGGGTCTCCGCGCGGGTCACGGTCGCTGCCTCCTGGCATCCGCCGCTGTTCTCGCCGTTCGTCCCCGACGGCGTGCCGCTGGAGGCGACGGCGACCACCCGCACCGCGCTGCGGTGA
- a CDS encoding MFS transporter has protein sequence MVYFPTILFALGEGAVIPLIPVFATELGADVPLAALVTSALVIGQLCGNIPSGWLVSKIGERFTMVYAGLAAMLAGVGMLMASSLLLLTAAVFVLGFCAAAFGLARHAFMTTRVPIRFRARLLSLLGGCFRLGVFVGPFVAAGLISLTGTELSTVWFLLACVAVLVVLVLFGPDPERTIPALLKPTGAAVAEDTGEVVTGSIPVADQRGVFRTMWAYRTVLARLGISAACLSAVRSARQVILPLWGVSLGLDATTIALVVGISGAIDFALFYASGQVMDRFGRIWAAMPALSLMGLGFVALSFTHDLDSAMLWYGTFAAVLGVGNGLSSGILLTFGADLAPERDPAAFLGSWRTLTDAGGAAAPVAVSAITAAFSLSLATGLMGVVALVGAIGFLRWTPKYLPRKPE, from the coding sequence ATGGTCTACTTCCCGACGATCCTGTTCGCCCTCGGTGAAGGCGCCGTGATCCCGCTGATCCCGGTGTTCGCCACCGAGCTGGGGGCGGATGTCCCGCTGGCCGCGCTGGTGACGTCGGCGCTGGTGATCGGCCAGCTGTGCGGCAACATCCCGTCGGGCTGGTTGGTGTCGAAGATCGGCGAGCGGTTCACGATGGTCTACGCGGGTCTTGCCGCGATGCTCGCCGGCGTCGGGATGCTAATGGCGTCGTCGCTGCTGCTGCTGACCGCCGCGGTGTTCGTCCTGGGCTTCTGCGCGGCCGCGTTCGGTCTGGCCAGGCACGCGTTCATGACCACCCGCGTTCCGATCCGCTTCCGGGCGCGGCTGCTGTCTCTGCTGGGCGGATGCTTCCGCCTGGGCGTGTTCGTGGGACCGTTCGTCGCCGCGGGTCTCATCAGCCTGACCGGCACGGAGCTGTCGACGGTCTGGTTCCTACTGGCCTGCGTGGCCGTGCTGGTGGTGCTGGTGCTGTTCGGGCCCGACCCGGAGCGCACGATTCCCGCACTGCTCAAGCCCACAGGGGCCGCGGTGGCCGAGGACACCGGCGAGGTGGTCACCGGCTCGATCCCCGTGGCCGATCAGCGCGGCGTGTTCCGCACGATGTGGGCGTACCGGACGGTTCTCGCCCGGCTCGGCATCTCGGCCGCCTGCCTGTCGGCGGTGCGCTCGGCCAGGCAGGTCATCCTGCCGCTGTGGGGCGTCTCGCTGGGTCTGGATGCCACGACCATAGCGCTGGTGGTCGGCATCTCCGGAGCGATCGACTTCGCCCTGTTCTATGCGAGCGGCCAGGTGATGGACCGGTTCGGGCGCATCTGGGCCGCCATGCCCGCCCTCTCGCTGATGGGTCTGGGGTTCGTGGCGCTGTCGTTCACGCACGACCTCGATTCCGCGATGCTCTGGTACGGCACGTTCGCCGCCGTCCTGGGTGTCGGCAACGGTCTCTCCAGCGGCATCCTGCTCACTTTCGGCGCCGACCTGGCGCCCGAACGCGATCCCGCGGCGTTCCTGGGGTCGTGGCGGACGCTGACGGATGCCGGCGGTGCGGCCGCCCCGGTGGCCGTCTCCGCGATCACCGCGGCGTTCTCCCTGTCTCTGGCGACCGGCCTGATGGGCGTGGTCGCGCTGGTGGGCGCCATCGGGTTCCTGCGCTGGACGCCGAAGTACCTGCCCCGCAAGCCGGAGTAG
- the prfB gene encoding peptide chain release factor 2, whose amino-acid sequence MFELDLSADIQALRHTFGDIREVVDVESLRKDIARLSEEAGVPDLWDDPEQAQKVTSALSHKQADLKRVTDVDSRLDDLEVLVELAVEMEDEESAAEARRELASLTETINQLEVQTLLDGEYDERNAIITIRSGAGGDDATDFAEMLMRMYLRWAERHKYPAKVMDTSYAEGAGIKSATFEIAAPYAFGTLSVEAGTHRLARISPFGSADKRQTSFAAVEVIPLMEEATEVEIPEGDIRVDVFRSSGPGGQSVNTTDSAVRLTHLPTGIVVSMQNEKSQIQNRAAAMRVLQTRLLLQQKAEEAAKKKELAGNITASWGDQMRSYFLYGQQLVKDLRTGHESGNPANVFDGDLDDFISAGIRWRKRKEED is encoded by the coding sequence ATGTTCGAACTCGATCTCTCCGCCGACATCCAGGCCCTGCGACACACGTTCGGCGACATCCGCGAGGTCGTCGACGTCGAATCCCTGCGCAAGGACATCGCGCGCCTCAGTGAGGAAGCCGGGGTCCCCGATCTGTGGGACGACCCCGAGCAGGCTCAGAAGGTGACGAGTGCGCTCAGCCACAAGCAGGCCGACCTCAAGCGCGTCACCGACGTCGACAGCCGCCTCGACGACCTCGAGGTGCTCGTCGAGCTCGCCGTCGAGATGGAGGACGAGGAGTCGGCCGCCGAGGCGCGCCGCGAACTCGCCTCGCTGACCGAGACGATCAACCAGCTCGAAGTGCAGACCCTGCTGGACGGCGAGTACGACGAGCGCAACGCGATCATCACGATCCGCTCGGGTGCCGGCGGCGACGACGCCACCGACTTCGCCGAGATGCTCATGCGCATGTACCTGCGCTGGGCCGAGCGCCACAAGTACCCCGCGAAGGTGATGGACACCTCGTACGCCGAGGGCGCGGGCATCAAGTCGGCGACCTTCGAGATCGCGGCGCCCTACGCGTTCGGCACGCTCTCCGTCGAGGCCGGCACGCACCGCCTCGCCCGCATCAGCCCGTTCGGCTCCGCCGACAAGCGCCAGACGTCCTTCGCGGCCGTCGAGGTCATCCCGCTGATGGAGGAGGCCACCGAGGTCGAGATCCCCGAGGGTGACATCCGCGTGGACGTCTTCCGCTCCTCGGGCCCGGGCGGCCAGTCCGTCAACACCACGGACTCCGCCGTGCGCCTGACACACCTTCCGACCGGCATCGTCGTCTCGATGCAGAACGAGAAGTCGCAGATCCAGAACCGTGCGGCCGCGATGCGCGTACTGCAGACCCGCCTGCTGCTGCAGCAGAAGGCGGAAGAGGCGGCGAAGAAGAAGGAGCTCGCGGGAAACATCACCGCCAGCTGGGGCGACCAGATGCGCTCGTACTTCCTCTACGGCCAGCAGCTCGTCAAGGACCTGCGCACCGGCCACGAGTCCGGCAACCCGGCGAACGTCTTCGACGGCGATCTCGACGACTTCATCTCGGCGGGCATCCGCTGGCGCAAGCGCAAGGAAGAGGACTGA
- a CDS encoding DUF2510 domain-containing protein, giving the protein MTVPAGWYDDGSGRQRWWDGAQWTEHFAPAEPAPPAPADAAETPVAAAETDATTEARAESAAETDAAADASEEFDLDATARRDEIPRASAPSEGTTEEAPEASIPSYEAPAYEAPAFAAPAYEAPTAPAYAPPASPTAPVAPAYAAPTAGNPAYMAPAYAAPAYAAAPQSPKTVSVLGFIGLGLALLGTILSCIPTLFTVIPGLVVLFAALVISIIALFKKGTQKWPGITGAALSVVGGIIGGIVLVVVLLISAATAMVQDLPSSFPTPLSTDAFESMDRPSPEMITAGYTLLALGQDGFEQYTEPDVAACIGQHLYDSDLSDETLWDLSTGQSGDDAEVQQAVTEAEDACLTQ; this is encoded by the coding sequence ATGACTGTTCCTGCTGGTTGGTACGACGACGGCTCAGGCCGACAGCGCTGGTGGGACGGCGCGCAATGGACCGAGCACTTCGCTCCGGCGGAGCCGGCACCGCCTGCTCCAGCTGATGCTGCGGAGACCCCGGTCGCCGCTGCTGAGACGGATGCGACGACTGAGGCGCGTGCTGAGTCAGCGGCGGAGACGGATGCCGCGGCCGACGCCTCCGAGGAGTTCGATCTCGACGCGACGGCCCGCCGGGACGAGATCCCCCGCGCGAGCGCGCCGTCCGAGGGTACGACGGAGGAAGCGCCCGAGGCGTCGATCCCGTCGTACGAGGCACCCGCGTACGAGGCGCCCGCGTTCGCGGCACCCGCCTACGAGGCCCCGACGGCGCCGGCCTACGCGCCGCCCGCGTCTCCCACCGCTCCCGTCGCTCCTGCGTACGCGGCGCCGACCGCGGGAAACCCCGCGTACATGGCTCCCGCCTACGCGGCGCCGGCCTACGCTGCCGCTCCGCAGAGCCCGAAGACGGTGTCCGTGCTCGGGTTCATCGGGCTCGGCCTGGCCCTGCTGGGAACGATCCTCTCCTGCATCCCCACGCTGTTCACCGTGATCCCGGGGCTGGTGGTGCTCTTCGCCGCGCTCGTCATCTCGATCATCGCGCTGTTCAAGAAGGGCACGCAGAAGTGGCCGGGGATCACCGGCGCCGCGCTGTCGGTCGTGGGCGGGATCATCGGCGGCATCGTGCTGGTCGTGGTGCTGCTGATCTCCGCGGCCACCGCGATGGTGCAGGATCTGCCGTCGAGCTTCCCCACCCCGCTGTCGACCGACGCGTTCGAGTCCATGGACCGCCCTTCGCCCGAGATGATCACCGCCGGGTACACCCTGCTCGCCCTGGGTCAGGACGGCTTCGAGCAGTACACCGAGCCGGACGTCGCCGCCTGCATCGGCCAGCACCTGTACGACTCCGACCTGTCGGATGAGACCCTGTGGGACCTCTCGACCGGCCAGTCCGGCGATGACGCGGAGGTGCAGCAGGCCGTCACCGAGGCCGAGGACGCCTGCCTCACGCAGTAG
- the ftsE gene encoding cell division ATP-binding protein FtsE: MIRFENVTKRYRGTKRPALSDVDFNVEAGEFVFLVGASGSGKSSCLRLILREDVPTTGRVAVLGRDLRSLANRKVPYFRRHIGSVFQDFRLLPSKTVYQNVAFSLQVIGSSRGFIQQAVPEALALVGLDGKAKRMPHELSGGEQQRVAIARAIVNRPKVLLADEPTGNLDPATSVDIMQLLTRINAGGTTVVMATHEAGFVDQMQRRVIELKEGVMVRDELGGGYGDTSSIPRLTPEAVPGAAVAAARTAVQEVQRQTVAITTVNPDAAARPARADVVPPAPAESPADASADIQPESAAESPAPAEAAAPAQAPAAPRTNPIFIPDVQVDELGVADRLGLSDDDEEVGPTS; encoded by the coding sequence ATGATCAGGTTCGAGAACGTCACCAAACGCTATCGCGGCACCAAACGACCTGCGCTCTCCGATGTCGACTTCAACGTCGAAGCCGGAGAGTTCGTGTTCCTCGTGGGAGCCTCGGGCTCCGGCAAGTCGAGCTGCCTGCGACTCATCCTCCGCGAGGACGTGCCCACGACGGGTCGCGTCGCCGTGCTCGGGCGCGATCTGCGCTCGCTCGCCAACCGCAAGGTGCCCTATTTCCGCCGCCACATCGGGTCGGTGTTCCAGGACTTCCGACTGCTGCCGTCGAAGACCGTCTACCAGAACGTCGCCTTCTCGCTGCAGGTGATCGGCTCATCCCGCGGTTTCATCCAGCAGGCCGTCCCCGAGGCGCTCGCACTGGTGGGCCTGGACGGCAAGGCCAAGCGGATGCCGCACGAGCTGTCCGGCGGTGAGCAGCAGCGCGTCGCGATCGCCCGTGCCATCGTGAACCGTCCGAAGGTGCTGCTCGCCGACGAGCCGACCGGAAACCTCGACCCCGCCACGTCGGTGGACATCATGCAGCTGCTCACGCGCATCAACGCCGGCGGCACGACCGTGGTGATGGCCACGCACGAGGCAGGATTCGTCGATCAGATGCAGCGGCGCGTGATCGAGCTGAAGGAAGGCGTCATGGTGCGCGACGAGCTGGGAGGCGGCTACGGCGACACCTCCAGCATCCCGCGGCTGACGCCCGAGGCCGTCCCCGGCGCCGCCGTCGCGGCCGCCCGCACCGCCGTGCAGGAGGTGCAGCGGCAGACCGTCGCGATCACGACGGTGAATCCGGATGCCGCCGCGCGGCCCGCCCGTGCGGATGTCGTACCGCCCGCCCCTGCGGAATCCCCTGCAGATGCATCCGCGGACATCCAGCCCGAGTCTGCCGCGGAGTCGCCCGCTCCCGCGGAGGCCGCGGCCCCTGCGCAGGCGCCCGCCGCGCCGCGCACGAACCCGATCTTCATCCCTGACGTTCAGGTCGATGAGCTGGGAGTGGCCGATCGCCTGGGCCTCTCCGACGATGACGAGGAAGTGGGGCCCACCTCGTGA
- the ftsX gene encoding permease-like cell division protein FtsX, with the protein MRIGLVIGEALLGLRRNLSMVISVVLVTFVSLTFVGAAVLMQTQISTMRAYWGEKAEVTVYMCSPLSTSPNCIGGEASQDQIDKVEQSLKGDALAPLITSVTFQSKEDAFQDIVDQLGEEQASVIGVDNTSVDFRVTMKDPQQSEVISEAFGGEAGVEAVKDQRKLLDPLFSALTVATYIAVGVAALMLIAAVLLIATTIRLSAYARRKEIGIMRLVGASNSSIQTPFVLEGVFAALLGSALASFAVLAGVRFGVEGYLAERVPFMRPLVGMQEAAFVVPVLIGIGVLLAALSAGFAIRRWLRT; encoded by the coding sequence GTGAGGATCGGACTCGTGATCGGCGAGGCCCTGCTGGGTCTGCGCCGCAATCTCTCCATGGTGATCTCGGTCGTGCTCGTCACGTTCGTGTCACTCACCTTCGTCGGCGCCGCCGTACTCATGCAGACGCAGATCAGCACGATGCGCGCCTACTGGGGCGAGAAGGCAGAGGTGACGGTCTACATGTGCTCGCCGCTGTCCACCTCCCCGAACTGCATCGGCGGAGAGGCCAGCCAGGACCAGATCGACAAGGTCGAGCAGTCGCTCAAGGGCGACGCGCTCGCCCCGCTGATCACCTCCGTGACCTTCCAGAGCAAGGAGGACGCGTTCCAGGACATCGTCGACCAGCTCGGCGAGGAGCAGGCCAGCGTGATCGGCGTGGACAACACCTCGGTCGACTTCCGCGTCACCATGAAGGACCCGCAGCAGTCCGAGGTGATCAGCGAGGCCTTCGGCGGCGAAGCCGGTGTGGAGGCCGTGAAGGACCAGCGCAAGCTGCTCGATCCGCTGTTCTCCGCGCTGACGGTGGCGACCTACATCGCCGTCGGCGTCGCGGCCCTCATGCTCATCGCCGCAGTGCTGCTGATCGCGACGACGATCCGGCTGTCGGCGTACGCCCGACGCAAGGAGATCGGCATCATGCGGCTGGTGGGCGCCTCGAACAGCTCCATCCAGACGCCGTTCGTGCTCGAGGGAGTGTTCGCGGCGCTGCTGGGCTCCGCGCTCGCGAGCTTCGCGGTGCTGGCCGGCGTGCGCTTCGGGGTCGAGGGATACCTCGCCGAGCGCGTGCCGTTCATGCGACCCCTGGTCGGCATGCAGGAGGCGGCGTTCGTCGTCCCGGTGCTGATCGGCATCGGTGTGCTGCTGGCGGCGCTGTCGGCCGGATTCGCCATCCGGCGGTGGCTGCGCACGTAG
- the smpB gene encoding SsrA-binding protein SmpB has product MPRERGEKVVATNRRARHDFNLEKSYEAGLVLTGTEVKSLRQGRANLSDGYAFIKGGEAFLDSVHIPEYSQGHWTNHSAKRVRKLLLHREEISKLEHAVSAGGYTLIPLKLYFSDGRAKVEIALAKGKREFDKRQTLRERQDTREAERAMRTRNRTGE; this is encoded by the coding sequence ATGCCCAGGGAACGCGGGGAGAAGGTCGTCGCGACCAACCGTCGCGCGCGTCACGACTTCAACCTCGAGAAGTCGTACGAGGCGGGCCTCGTGCTCACCGGCACCGAGGTCAAGTCGCTGCGTCAGGGACGCGCGAACCTCAGTGACGGGTACGCGTTCATCAAGGGCGGCGAGGCGTTCCTGGATTCCGTGCACATCCCGGAGTACTCGCAGGGGCACTGGACCAACCATTCCGCGAAGCGCGTGCGCAAGCTGCTGCTGCACCGCGAGGAGATCAGCAAGCTCGAGCACGCCGTCTCGGCCGGCGGCTACACGCTGATCCCGCTGAAACTGTACTTCTCCGACGGGCGCGCCAAGGTCGAGATCGCACTGGCCAAGGGCAAGCGCGAGTTCGACAAGCGTCAGACGCTGCGCGAGCGCCAGGACACCCGCGAGGCCGAGCGCGCCATGCGGACCCGCAACCGCACGGGCGAGTAG
- a CDS encoding fatty acyl-CoA synthetase: protein MTTTSVPQPWRTNTVDGVLRRSAARTPGTVALRFEGRDWTYRELDDAVSRGAADLRGRGLNAGERVVTYGTNSDAYVIAFLAIARAGLVHVPVNYALHGAELAYLIAQSGARAALVDPQLREHFDAVHADTAVELVDVLRDEDGSFLQRAGAGDVVDLPTDVDGESLVQLLYTSGTTSQPKGAMLTHAALVAEYSAVIVALDQKPDDAPLICMPLYHSAAMHVFMLPYLAIGATIRLLPAPDISRILRTIGEERIGSLFLAPTVWVPLANHPDLDSADLSSLVKAQYGASIMPVTVLNRLRERYPDLGFYNCFGQSEIGPLATVLRPEEHEERPASAGRPILFVETRVVDENGADVPDGEAGEVLYRSPQLAQGYWDKPEETAEAFRDGWFHSGDLVVRDEAGYLTVVDRIKDAINTGGIMVASREVEDAIYTHPDVAEVAVIGVPDEKWIEAIVACVVLKPAASLTADELIAHVKDRLTSFKVPKAVRFIDALPRNQSGKILKRELREV, encoded by the coding sequence ATGACGACGACGTCCGTACCTCAGCCCTGGCGAACCAACACCGTCGACGGAGTCCTCCGACGCAGCGCCGCACGCACGCCCGGCACCGTCGCACTCCGCTTCGAGGGGCGGGACTGGACCTACCGGGAGCTCGACGACGCGGTCAGCCGCGGCGCGGCCGACCTGCGCGGACGCGGTCTGAATGCGGGCGAACGGGTGGTCACGTACGGCACGAACTCGGATGCCTACGTCATCGCCTTCCTGGCCATCGCCCGCGCCGGACTCGTCCACGTGCCGGTGAACTACGCACTGCACGGCGCCGAGCTCGCCTACCTGATCGCCCAGTCCGGGGCGAGAGCCGCGCTGGTCGATCCGCAGCTGCGCGAGCACTTCGACGCGGTGCACGCCGACACCGCTGTGGAGCTCGTCGACGTGCTGCGCGACGAGGACGGCTCGTTCCTGCAGCGCGCCGGCGCCGGCGACGTGGTCGACCTTCCCACGGATGTGGACGGCGAGAGCCTGGTCCAGCTGCTGTACACGTCGGGCACGACCTCGCAGCCGAAGGGCGCGATGCTCACGCACGCGGCGCTCGTGGCGGAGTACTCCGCGGTGATCGTGGCACTGGACCAGAAGCCGGATGACGCGCCGCTGATCTGCATGCCGCTGTACCACTCGGCGGCGATGCACGTCTTCATGCTCCCGTACCTCGCGATCGGCGCGACGATCCGGCTGCTTCCCGCGCCCGACATCTCCCGCATCCTGCGCACCATCGGCGAGGAGCGGATCGGGTCGCTGTTCCTGGCGCCGACCGTGTGGGTGCCGCTGGCGAACCACCCCGACCTGGACAGCGCGGATCTGTCGTCGCTGGTCAAGGCGCAGTACGGGGCGTCGATCATGCCGGTCACGGTGCTGAACCGACTGCGCGAGCGCTACCCGGACCTCGGGTTCTACAACTGCTTCGGCCAGTCCGAGATCGGACCGCTGGCCACGGTGCTGCGCCCCGAGGAGCACGAGGAGCGCCCCGCATCCGCCGGTCGCCCCATCCTGTTCGTGGAGACCCGCGTCGTCGACGAGAACGGCGCCGACGTTCCCGACGGGGAGGCCGGTGAGGTGCTGTACCGCTCACCGCAGCTGGCCCAGGGCTACTGGGACAAGCCCGAGGAGACGGCAGAGGCCTTCCGCGACGGCTGGTTCCACTCCGGCGACCTCGTGGTCCGCGACGAAGCCGGCTACCTGACGGTCGTCGACCGCATCAAGGATGCCATCAACACCGGCGGCATCATGGTGGCCTCCCGCGAAGTGGAGGACGCGATCTACACGCACCCTGATGTGGCCGAGGTCGCGGTGATCGGCGTGCCCGATGAGAAATGGATCGAGGCGATCGTGGCGTGCGTCGTGCTGAAGCCCGCGGCGTCGCTCACGGCCGACGAGCTCATCGCTCACGTGAAGGATCGACTGACCTCGTTCAAGGTGCCCAAGGCCGTGCGCTTCATCGACGCGCTGCCGCGCAATCAGAGCGGCAAGATCCTCAAGCGGGAGCTGCGCGAGGTCTGA
- a CDS encoding prolyl oligopeptidase family serine peptidase: MSMPYGSWPSPLSAEDVSQSAPRIDGARFVGDEIWWGESVPSQGGRVTVRSSSGSEILPEPWNARSRVHEYGGGAWTADAEGTLFFVNAEDQRVHRMPRGGIPEPLTAPGPQYGGLTLQQGRLFAVREDLRAAEHVRAIVEIPLDGSAADDEAAVQVWDQGRHFVAHPALSPDGQHLAFVAWSGMQMPWERAHIRIRSQDGSAAWSVGTAAGLQPSWIDDESLLYLDDRTGRWNLWRAEFTSTPDKDAGEPASRAVGSEVAAVADADTGGGLWVLGNRWYGVLDDGRIVAVRTNGADEVVLIDPATGNERVLDVPVTGEASIDDVSGVRVLISGAGADVARGLWCVDVDSGEITAISGGEPIDTDWIPVARPITFDGPHGAVHAFDYRPTNPGATAPDGELPPYIVMVHGGPTAHVSGAASTAYAYWTSRGIGVLDVNYGGSTGYGRAYRERLNGQWGVVDVDDVIAAARGLADAGLADPRRIAIRGGSAGGWTVLSALVRGGAFGAGISRYGVADLRMLASDTHDFEKFYLNGLVGPLPEAEAVYIERSPLTHAERIDVPVLLLQGEDDRVVPPSQSEAIRDALEARGIPHEYVLYPGEGHGFRRAETIVSSLETELRFLGETFGFAPA, encoded by the coding sequence ATGAGCATGCCCTACGGTTCCTGGCCCTCGCCGCTCTCGGCCGAAGACGTGTCCCAGTCCGCCCCGCGCATCGACGGCGCCCGCTTCGTCGGCGACGAGATCTGGTGGGGCGAGTCGGTGCCCTCGCAGGGCGGACGCGTCACGGTGCGCAGCTCGTCGGGGTCCGAGATCCTGCCGGAGCCGTGGAATGCGCGCTCCCGGGTGCACGAGTACGGCGGAGGGGCCTGGACGGCGGATGCCGAGGGCACGCTGTTCTTCGTGAACGCCGAAGACCAGCGGGTGCACCGGATGCCGCGCGGCGGCATTCCGGAACCGCTGACCGCCCCGGGCCCGCAGTACGGCGGGCTGACCCTGCAGCAGGGGCGGCTGTTCGCCGTGCGCGAGGATCTGCGCGCGGCGGAGCATGTGCGGGCGATCGTGGAGATCCCGCTGGACGGCTCTGCCGCGGACGACGAAGCGGCGGTGCAGGTGTGGGATCAGGGACGGCACTTCGTGGCGCACCCTGCACTGTCGCCGGACGGTCAGCATCTGGCGTTCGTCGCATGGAGCGGGATGCAGATGCCGTGGGAGCGCGCACACATCCGCATCCGCAGCCAGGACGGCTCGGCCGCGTGGTCGGTCGGCACCGCGGCCGGACTCCAGCCGAGCTGGATCGATGACGAGTCTCTGCTGTATCTCGACGACCGGACGGGGCGCTGGAATCTCTGGCGCGCGGAATTCACGTCGACACCGGATAAGGATGCCGGCGAGCCGGCATCGCGGGCCGTGGGCTCCGAGGTCGCCGCCGTCGCGGATGCCGACACCGGCGGCGGCCTGTGGGTGCTGGGCAACCGCTGGTACGGCGTGCTCGATGACGGCCGGATCGTCGCGGTGCGCACGAACGGCGCGGACGAGGTCGTCCTGATCGACCCGGCCACCGGGAACGAGCGCGTTCTGGATGTTCCCGTGACAGGCGAGGCGAGCATCGACGACGTCTCCGGTGTCCGGGTGCTGATCTCCGGCGCGGGCGCAGACGTCGCCCGGGGCCTGTGGTGCGTCGACGTCGACAGCGGCGAGATCACCGCGATCAGCGGCGGCGAGCCCATCGACACCGACTGGATCCCGGTGGCCCGACCGATCACCTTCGACGGCCCGCACGGCGCGGTGCACGCCTTCGACTACCGCCCGACGAACCCGGGCGCGACCGCGCCCGACGGCGAGCTGCCGCCGTACATCGTGATGGTGCACGGCGGGCCCACCGCGCACGTGTCGGGTGCGGCATCCACCGCCTACGCGTACTGGACGAGCCGCGGCATCGGTGTGCTCGACGTGAACTACGGCGGATCCACCGGCTACGGACGCGCGTACCGCGAGCGACTGAACGGCCAGTGGGGAGTCGTCGATGTCGACGACGTGATCGCCGCGGCCCGAGGACTGGCGGATGCCGGTCTCGCCGACCCGCGCCGCATCGCTATCCGCGGCGGCTCGGCGGGCGGCTGGACCGTGCTCAGCGCACTGGTGCGCGGCGGCGCGTTCGGCGCCGGCATCAGCCGGTACGGCGTCGCGGATCTGCGGATGCTGGCATCCGACACCCACGACTTCGAGAAGTTCTACCTGAACGGCCTGGTCGGCCCGCTTCCCGAGGCCGAGGCCGTCTACATCGAACGGTCACCGCTCACGCACGCCGAGCGCATCGATGTGCCGGTGCTGCTGCTGCAGGGCGAGGACGACCGGGTCGTGCCGCCTTCGCAGTCCGAGGCCATCCGCGATGCGCTCGAGGCCCGCGGCATCCCGCACGAGTACGTGCTGTACCCGGGTGAGGGCCACGGCTTCCGCCGGGCGGAGACGATCGTCTCGTCTCTGGAGACCGAGCTGCGCTTTCTCGGCGAGACGTTCGGGTTCGCGCCGGCCTGA